TGCAATGAACGCAAAGTCCGAGGGTCATGACGACATAGAGGCAATGCTCTGCAAGTTTGCAGACCAGGAAAAGGGCATAGCCGAAACATTAAACAAATACAGGAACAACTAAATCTAAAATTATTTATTTTCTATTATATTTACAGGAAGCTTTTCATTATTTATGATACAATTTATAAGCTTAAGGCTTGTTTTGTTGACATTCATGCCTTTTATTTCATCGATGCCAAAGAAGCCAGCATCCATGGCGTCTGAACTGCTTTTTATGCTGCCGGATAGATATTCTGCGAGATAGTCTATTATAACGTAATGAAAGTCCTTTAAGATAATCTCTGTTATTGAGGCTATTCCATTTATTTTAATATCTATATTTGTCTCCTCTTTTATCTCCCTAACCGCACATTGCTCAAGGGTCTCACCATACTCAAGCTTCCCACCAGGAACTGCCCAGAGTCCTGCATCAGGTTCATCCATCCTTTTTACAAGCAAAA
This window of the Picrophilus oshimae DSM 9789 genome carries:
- a CDS encoding NUDIX hydrolase, with product MIPRVAAGALVLKNNKFLLVKRMDEPDAGLWAVPGGKLEYGETLEQCAVREIKEETNIDIKINGIASITEIILKDFHYVIIDYLAEYLSGSIKSSSDAMDAGFFGIDEIKGMNVNKTSLKLINCIINNEKLPVNIIENK